One part of the uncultured Celeribacter sp. genome encodes these proteins:
- the yihA gene encoding ribosome biogenesis GTP-binding protein YihA/YsxC, whose amino-acid sequence MDLQFPIAEPDAAALEKGRLLFAAETDFLKGVVAMDGMPPDDRLEVCFAGRSNVGKSSLINALTGRKALARASNTPGRTQEINFFTCTDSHYLVDLPGYGFAKAPVKTVEKWQRLLKAYLSGRATLRRAFVLIDSRHGVKDVDEEIMTLLDKSAVTFQVVLTKADKVKEKEREKVIAQVRGAISKHPAAYPEMIVTSSEKGWGIDVLRAVIATLV is encoded by the coding sequence ATGGACCTACAATTCCCCATCGCAGAACCAGACGCAGCGGCCCTCGAAAAGGGCCGCTTGCTGTTTGCGGCTGAGACAGATTTCCTCAAGGGCGTGGTTGCCATGGACGGCATGCCGCCCGACGACCGTCTGGAGGTCTGCTTTGCGGGCCGTTCCAACGTCGGCAAGTCCAGCCTGATCAATGCGCTCACTGGCCGCAAGGCGCTCGCACGGGCATCGAACACACCGGGCCGGACGCAGGAAATCAACTTTTTCACCTGCACCGACAGCCACTATCTGGTCGACCTGCCCGGCTATGGCTTTGCCAAAGCCCCGGTGAAAACGGTCGAAAAATGGCAACGTCTGCTCAAGGCCTATCTCTCCGGTCGTGCCACACTGCGCCGGGCCTTTGTCCTGATCGACAGCCGACACGGCGTCAAAGACGTCGATGAAGAGATCATGACCCTCCTCGACAAATCCGCCGTCACCTTTCAGGTCGTTCTGACCAAGGCCGACAAGGTCAAGGAAAAGGAACGCGAAAAGGTCATCGCGCAGGTGCGCGGTGCGATCTCCAAACACCCTGCCGCCTACCCGGAAATGATCGTCACATCCTCGGAAAAGGGCTGGGGCATCGACGTGCTGCGCGCGGTTATCGCCACTTTGGTCTGA
- the argB gene encoding acetylglutamate kinase codes for MKKQDMNRDWIATARTLSQALPYLQRYEGATVVIKLGGHAMGSDEAMESFARDVVLMQQVGVKPVIVHGGGPMINKLLADLDIQSEFVNGKRVTDKATVEVVEMVLSGLVNKRIVQAINSQGGRAVGISGKDANLMVCEQTDPALGFVGTPVQMNPSIVHELGDENLIPVIAPVGAGLNGETFNVNGDTAAGAIAGALKADRLLLLTDVSGVKGADGEVLTALNSAQIKQLTAEGVIAGGMIPKTETALDALAQGVRAVVILDGRAPNACLLELYTEHGAGSLIRDSEPRVKPQGS; via the coding sequence ATGAAGAAGCAAGACATGAACAGAGACTGGATCGCGACCGCCCGCACTCTTTCCCAAGCGTTGCCCTATCTGCAGCGATATGAGGGCGCGACCGTGGTCATCAAGCTCGGCGGTCACGCCATGGGCTCGGACGAGGCCATGGAAAGCTTTGCCCGCGATGTCGTGCTGATGCAACAGGTCGGCGTGAAACCGGTGATCGTGCATGGCGGCGGCCCGATGATCAACAAGCTGCTGGCCGATCTCGATATTCAGTCCGAATTCGTCAACGGCAAACGCGTCACCGACAAGGCGACCGTCGAGGTTGTCGAAATGGTGCTGTCCGGTCTTGTGAACAAGCGCATCGTCCAGGCGATCAACAGCCAGGGTGGGCGGGCCGTCGGCATTTCCGGCAAAGATGCCAATCTGATGGTCTGCGAACAGACCGACCCCGCGCTCGGCTTTGTCGGCACCCCTGTCCAGATGAACCCGTCGATTGTGCATGAACTGGGCGACGAAAATCTGATCCCGGTCATCGCACCGGTGGGCGCGGGCCTGAATGGCGAAACCTTCAACGTCAATGGCGACACCGCCGCCGGGGCCATCGCCGGGGCGCTCAAAGCTGATCGTCTGCTGCTTCTGACCGATGTATCTGGCGTCAAAGGCGCGGATGGAGAGGTGCTGACCGCGCTCAATTCCGCGCAGATCAAGCAGCTCACTGCCGAGGGTGTGATCGCTGGCGGGATGATTCCCAAAACCGAAACCGCGCTGGATGCGCTGGCGCAAGGGGTGCGCGCTGTGGTGATCCTTGACGGACGGGCGCCCAATGCCTGCCTACTGGAGCTTTACACCGAACACGGGGCCGGGTCGCTCATTCGCG